In Aliiglaciecola sp. LCG003, a genomic segment contains:
- the kynU gene encoding kynureninase, producing the protein MTVENSDMQLQANQLDAADPLRMIKDDFDLPEDTIYLDGNSLGALPKIARQRAREVVEQQWGRDLITSWNKHQWIDLPRKVGESIGGLIGAEPGQTICCDSISVNLFKLLSGALMMQRGRHKVVSQADNFPTDLYMVQGLQGLLGAAKCQLELVEENAIEASLSENVAVLLLTHVNFRSGVIHDMQRLTKLAHDKGILVIWDLAHSAGVLDLHLDDCEADFALGCGYKYLNGGPGAPAFIYIAQRHQDAFQQPLTGWMGHKTPFSFSADYHAAEGMNQCLSGTPAILSMSVLDAALSIFTKTSMSAIREKSVQLGDFFVQCLHHYNLFDLFTAASPMNAQERGSQFALAHPDAYAICQALIGHGVIGDFRSPDILRLGFAPLYVSFCDVHNATLILADIMQQKIYTQARFQARLSVT; encoded by the coding sequence ATGACCGTTGAAAATAGCGATATGCAGTTGCAGGCTAACCAACTAGATGCTGCTGACCCGCTGCGCATGATAAAAGATGATTTTGATCTTCCTGAGGATACCATTTACCTAGATGGCAACTCGTTGGGTGCACTACCCAAGATTGCTCGTCAAAGAGCGCGAGAAGTTGTAGAGCAACAGTGGGGAAGGGATTTGATCACCAGTTGGAATAAGCATCAGTGGATAGACTTGCCCCGCAAAGTGGGTGAATCTATCGGTGGTCTAATTGGCGCTGAACCGGGTCAAACTATTTGTTGTGATTCGATCTCAGTCAATTTATTTAAGCTGTTAAGTGGAGCATTAATGATGCAACGAGGTCGCCACAAGGTGGTTTCACAAGCGGATAACTTTCCCACTGATCTGTATATGGTGCAAGGTTTGCAAGGGCTATTAGGAGCAGCTAAATGCCAACTGGAGCTGGTGGAGGAAAATGCAATCGAGGCGTCATTATCTGAAAATGTGGCCGTGCTATTACTCACCCACGTTAATTTTAGAAGTGGTGTGATCCATGATATGCAAAGACTCACCAAACTAGCCCACGACAAAGGCATTTTGGTTATTTGGGATTTAGCCCACAGTGCTGGGGTGCTGGATCTTCATCTTGATGATTGTGAAGCTGATTTTGCCCTAGGCTGTGGTTACAAATACCTCAATGGTGGACCTGGCGCACCAGCATTTATCTATATTGCGCAGCGCCATCAAGACGCTTTCCAGCAACCACTGACAGGGTGGATGGGTCACAAGACACCCTTTTCTTTTTCAGCGGATTATCATGCCGCTGAGGGAATGAATCAATGTTTAAGTGGTACACCGGCGATCCTGTCTATGAGCGTCTTGGATGCTGCATTGAGTATTTTTACCAAAACCAGCATGTCCGCCATTCGTGAAAAGTCAGTACAGCTTGGCGATTTCTTTGTCCAGTGTTTGCATCACTACAACTTGTTTGACTTATTTACAGCGGCATCACCAATGAATGCACAAGAGCGAGGAAGTCAATTTGCACTGGCTCACCCAGACGCCTACGCTATCTGCCAAGCCTTAATTGGCCATGGGGTGATTGGTGATTTCCGTTCGCCAGATATACTTAGACTTGGCTTTGCACCTTTATATGTGAGCTTCTGTGACGTGCACAATGCCACCCTGATACTGGCTGATATTATGCAGCAGAAAATCTATACCCAGGCACGTTTCCAAGCTCGTCTAAGTGTGACATAA
- a CDS encoding DNA topoisomerase IB, which yields MDSNQPSTGFIFRKRWGKGFQYFDTNNRKVTNRQRLNRIRSLTIPPMWEDVLIATDTQAKVQATGRDDKGRKQYIYSEQWQLAQQGIKFERLVSFAQALPKLRKTCTDLLSNKQWSPSNVIALMILILDHTGIRIGNKRYSQHNNTYGLSTLRRKHIVDNQQGLEFQFVGKSGKDRSVKIDDEHLANLIDLASQQPGYQIFRYKNIANQWSDVSCDEVNAFIKAEMGEEFSCKDFRTWTGTCLAVEYYCELIQQAVHNPKKKKLKKNQLHRNTTTKVIKMVAKSLGNTPAICKQYYIHPKVLLSIDEQRIDPSTVCDVSFDKAETGHSAAEKQVLKILSSN from the coding sequence ATGGATAGCAATCAACCAAGCACTGGCTTTATATTTCGAAAACGTTGGGGCAAGGGTTTTCAATATTTTGATACCAACAACCGCAAGGTTACTAACCGTCAGCGTTTAAATCGTATTCGATCGCTCACCATTCCGCCAATGTGGGAAGATGTACTGATCGCTACCGATACACAAGCGAAAGTGCAGGCAACGGGACGAGATGACAAGGGTCGGAAACAATATATTTATAGTGAACAATGGCAACTAGCACAACAAGGGATCAAATTTGAACGTCTAGTTAGTTTCGCACAAGCCTTGCCCAAGCTTCGGAAAACCTGCACAGACCTATTATCAAATAAACAATGGTCGCCAAGTAATGTTATAGCTCTGATGATCCTAATTCTCGATCACACTGGCATTCGCATTGGTAACAAACGCTATTCACAACACAATAACACCTATGGGCTATCCACTCTTCGTCGCAAGCATATTGTCGACAACCAACAAGGGTTGGAGTTTCAGTTTGTTGGCAAAAGTGGCAAAGATCGTAGCGTTAAAATTGATGATGAACACCTAGCAAATTTGATTGATTTAGCCAGCCAACAGCCCGGTTATCAGATATTCAGATATAAAAATATCGCTAATCAATGGTCCGATGTCAGTTGTGATGAAGTGAATGCTTTTATAAAGGCCGAAATGGGCGAGGAATTCAGTTGTAAAGACTTTCGAACATGGACAGGCACATGTTTGGCAGTTGAGTATTACTGTGAATTAATTCAGCAGGCTGTTCATAACCCAAAAAAGAAAAAGCTAAAGAAAAACCAATTACACAGAAACACTACCACCAAGGTAATCAAAATGGTGGCAAAATCTCTGGGTAACACACCTGCAATTTGTAAACAGTACTACATTCATCCCAAGGTGCTTCTCAGTATCGATGAACAACGAATTGATCCCAGTACAGTATGTGATGTCAGCTTCGATAAAGCGGAGACTGGACACAGTGCCGCAGAAAAACAAGTACTTAAAATACTCTCGTCTAACTAA
- a CDS encoding LysE family translocator, with the protein MPDWSILAVFIPTFFFVSITPGLCMTLALTLGMSVGLRRTLWMMLGEVIGVALVAIAAVVGVASLMLNFPQIFNVLKWVGGAYLAYIGIKMWRAKSQHLEVARLVTPPNNLNLISQGFVTAIANPKGWAFMISLLPPFLTLSKPMAPQLAVLVGIIMCSEFICMLAYATGGKWLRHFLNRGDNLRWLNRIAGGLLICVGAWLALG; encoded by the coding sequence ATGCCTGATTGGTCGATCCTCGCCGTATTTATCCCTACCTTTTTCTTCGTATCCATCACTCCAGGATTGTGTATGACCTTGGCCTTGACTCTGGGCATGAGTGTGGGCCTGCGCCGGACCCTATGGATGATGTTAGGTGAGGTCATAGGTGTGGCGTTAGTCGCGATAGCTGCTGTAGTCGGGGTGGCATCCTTGATGTTAAATTTCCCGCAGATATTTAATGTCCTTAAATGGGTCGGCGGTGCCTACTTAGCCTATATAGGCATCAAAATGTGGCGGGCTAAAAGCCAGCACCTTGAAGTCGCACGCCTGGTGACCCCACCAAACAATTTGAATTTGATATCACAGGGGTTTGTCACTGCCATCGCCAATCCCAAAGGCTGGGCATTTATGATTTCACTATTACCGCCATTTTTAACTTTATCTAAACCTATGGCCCCCCAACTGGCTGTATTGGTGGGTATCATCATGTGCAGTGAATTTATTTGCATGCTGGCCTATGCCACTGGCGGCAAGTGGCTTAGGCACTTTTTAAACCGCGGTGATAACCTGCGCTGGCTAAATCGAATAGCGGGGGGTTTATTGATCTGTGTGGGGGCATGGCTAGCATTAGGTTAA
- a CDS encoding CIA30 family protein, producing MNKLSLGIASLVSVFSCFNAQAIDLRVDNIRLYQSQSQSFSQPSTLYIDDGKITEIASSSAKSKNADAIVDANNNYAIPGLIDLHVHLGASGSNYGKAFQYLPVTSHFNSNLYLGVTNIVDLFSVDQTLNEAKQLAQSTLSPNFFYAGALFTNPGGHGTQFGGSALEVTDDAAIERLWQQHMARNPHVTKAVIETFGGHGASLTDNQLSELGKRSKAAGLPYFIHVSTLADGKRAIRAGATALAHGINIELIDDEFIELMVKHKVAYIPTLAVYHNHSAEKASQAVSSDSALLEAVPQKLKGCLFDEVPPPPKWKDIAWQNRQLAYQNIRLLSQAGIVIGAGSDAGNPYTLHGTALHNEIQALHESGLTPAQVINAATVDAAKIIQQSDIGQLKKGFEASFILLERDPIKDLSQLKNIHGVYKSGKLVNRERLVEQNKAVTPYGEACNAEEVVGLKSAKVIDDFADEIQWQEISDSMMGGQSKASISKQDKVLTITTHLGKPGGFGAWAGGQLLFDNPVDASRFKGVKITYRGSKIPFGISVYHSDVVDWDHFSSTLAPSQEWRTLEVHFDQLKQFGFGSPIQWSANKLTGISFVWRTMSGQEIASNANSLEISEISYF from the coding sequence ATGAATAAATTATCATTAGGAATTGCGAGCTTAGTAAGTGTTTTTAGCTGTTTTAATGCGCAAGCTATTGATTTGCGTGTCGACAACATACGTCTATACCAATCACAGAGCCAAAGCTTTAGCCAACCCAGTACTTTGTACATCGACGATGGTAAAATAACCGAAATTGCGAGCAGCAGCGCCAAATCAAAAAATGCTGACGCTATTGTTGATGCAAATAATAATTACGCGATACCTGGCTTGATTGATCTTCATGTTCATCTTGGTGCATCTGGCAGTAATTATGGAAAAGCGTTTCAATACTTACCAGTGACATCTCACTTTAACTCAAACTTATATTTGGGTGTAACCAACATTGTTGACTTATTTTCGGTTGATCAAACCCTCAATGAAGCAAAGCAATTAGCACAAAGTACGCTCTCACCTAATTTTTTTTACGCTGGGGCATTATTTACTAATCCCGGCGGACACGGAACACAATTCGGTGGCTCGGCATTAGAAGTAACCGATGATGCCGCAATAGAACGTCTGTGGCAGCAGCATATGGCCCGCAACCCGCATGTTACCAAAGCGGTTATCGAGACTTTTGGCGGCCATGGTGCATCGTTAACTGACAACCAACTTAGCGAGTTAGGGAAACGCTCCAAAGCCGCTGGACTGCCTTACTTTATACATGTATCCACCCTGGCGGATGGCAAAAGGGCAATAAGAGCTGGGGCAACCGCATTAGCTCATGGAATTAATATTGAATTAATTGACGATGAATTTATTGAATTGATGGTGAAACACAAAGTTGCCTATATTCCAACCCTTGCTGTGTACCATAACCATAGTGCTGAAAAAGCTAGTCAAGCTGTAAGCAGCGATAGTGCCTTACTTGAAGCCGTGCCGCAAAAACTCAAAGGCTGTTTGTTCGATGAGGTACCACCGCCACCTAAATGGAAAGACATTGCTTGGCAAAACCGTCAATTAGCTTATCAGAATATTAGGTTGCTATCCCAAGCAGGTATCGTAATTGGGGCGGGCTCAGATGCGGGTAACCCTTATACTTTGCACGGCACGGCACTTCACAATGAAATACAAGCGCTGCATGAATCCGGATTAACCCCAGCTCAGGTCATTAACGCAGCTACTGTTGATGCCGCAAAAATAATCCAACAATCTGATATTGGTCAATTGAAAAAAGGTTTTGAGGCAAGTTTTATTCTGCTCGAACGTGACCCCATTAAGGATCTATCGCAACTAAAAAATATTCATGGGGTGTATAAATCGGGAAAATTGGTTAACAGAGAGCGTTTAGTTGAGCAAAACAAAGCAGTTACTCCCTATGGTGAAGCCTGTAATGCTGAGGAAGTTGTTGGATTGAAATCAGCCAAAGTGATAGATGATTTTGCCGACGAAATTCAGTGGCAAGAAATTAGCGACTCCATGATGGGAGGACAGTCTAAAGCCAGTATATCGAAACAAGATAAAGTCTTAACCATAACCACTCATTTAGGCAAGCCAGGTGGTTTTGGCGCATGGGCAGGCGGGCAGCTTTTGTTTGACAATCCAGTAGATGCCTCTCGATTTAAAGGCGTTAAGATAACCTATCGGGGCTCTAAAATTCCTTTCGGTATTTCGGTTTATCATAGTGACGTAGTCGACTGGGATCACTTTTCAAGCACACTTGCACCAAGCCAAGAGTGGCGTACCCTTGAAGTGCACTTCGATCAATTAAAGCAGTTTGGCTTTGGCAGCCCCATACAATGGTCGGCCAACAAGTTGACTGGAATAAGTTTTGTTTGGCGCACCATGTCAGGTCAGGAAATTGCTAGCAATGCCAACAGCCTTGAAATAAGTGAAATAAGTTATTTCTAA
- a CDS encoding histidine kinase — protein MFTSQRITFEMSMLSHPFYKYSFFTLLIVDLIFTAGLVLSGVSSISLDTLLATSIWFVCFYWLPVWLAAYVIFALRIKGVTNTLIEWFIAVGCLSLGLLITDYLLQLAFGASSMGAFIFFGGLSWATPIYFISRYFESRAKISQEKQARKQAQLQTLRYQLNPHFMFNSLNTISAYIHSNPDLADEVLHELADILRYSLETGEAKSVSLQQEIDIIHKYLNIEKARFGDRLVVVFDIPKALLNTQVPPLILQPIVENAIKHNADQTHLSITVKVETSSLNGGQLLTISVSDNGCGFTDEVLTKGHGKGVGMRNLQQRVQQLPSGKVSLFNNANESLCGATVKVEMAL, from the coding sequence ATGTTTACTTCCCAACGTATTACATTTGAGATGAGCATGTTAAGTCACCCATTCTATAAATACAGTTTTTTTACCTTGCTTATTGTTGACCTCATATTTACCGCTGGGTTGGTTTTATCTGGCGTGTCGTCTATTTCATTGGATACACTATTGGCAACCAGTATTTGGTTTGTCTGCTTTTACTGGCTACCTGTTTGGCTGGCTGCGTATGTAATTTTCGCGTTACGAATTAAGGGGGTGACAAATACCCTTATCGAGTGGTTCATTGCCGTGGGGTGCTTAAGCCTTGGTTTGTTGATTACCGATTATTTACTTCAGCTAGCCTTTGGTGCATCGTCGATGGGCGCTTTTATATTCTTTGGTGGGCTTTCATGGGCAACCCCCATTTATTTTATTTCTCGTTATTTTGAAAGTAGAGCAAAGATATCTCAAGAAAAACAGGCTAGAAAGCAAGCGCAGTTACAAACTTTAAGATATCAATTAAATCCGCACTTTATGTTCAATAGTTTAAATACTATATCGGCATATATTCACAGCAACCCGGACTTAGCCGATGAAGTGCTGCATGAATTGGCCGATATATTGCGTTATTCATTAGAAACGGGGGAGGCTAAAAGTGTCTCGTTGCAACAAGAAATAGATATTATTCATAAATACCTCAATATCGAAAAAGCGCGATTTGGTGATAGGCTTGTAGTGGTGTTTGATATTCCTAAAGCTCTATTAAACACCCAAGTTCCACCGCTTATTCTGCAACCCATTGTTGAAAATGCGATTAAGCACAATGCTGATCAAACCCACTTGTCTATCACTGTTAAGGTCGAAACAAGCTCATTAAATGGAGGTCAACTGTTAACTATTTCGGTCAGTGATAATGGTTGCGGTTTTACCGATGAAGTATTAACAAAAGGTCACGGCAAGGGAGTGGGGATGAGAAACTTGCAACAACGAGTGCAGCAACTACCCAGTGGGAAAGTCAGCTTGTTTAATAATGCCAACGAAAGTCTTTGTGGCGCTACAGTTAAGGTCGAGATGGCATTATGA
- a CDS encoding response regulator — MSHSISDKPGASHASTKIRVIFADDEKPARVKLAHQLSLINDVEVVGFATTGKEAVVLINEQEPDLVLLDIQMPEISGMDLLSLLDYKPLIIFTTAYDQYAIQAFEKSSTDYLLKPFPLARLKDAIDKAKQQLFSAIQVEQSREFSASAPSNASIPLRRLVSKNGERMTILSPKDLVL; from the coding sequence ATGAGTCATTCAATTTCAGACAAACCTGGAGCAAGCCATGCATCGACAAAAATACGGGTAATTTTTGCTGATGATGAAAAACCAGCTAGAGTTAAACTTGCTCATCAACTGAGCCTGATAAATGATGTAGAGGTGGTAGGGTTTGCCACGACGGGGAAAGAAGCTGTGGTGCTGATAAATGAACAAGAGCCTGATTTGGTTTTGCTTGATATTCAGATGCCCGAAATTAGCGGTATGGATCTGTTAAGTTTGCTCGACTACAAGCCGCTTATTATCTTTACAACCGCTTATGACCAATACGCGATACAAGCCTTTGAGAAATCTTCCACTGACTACCTACTGAAACCCTTTCCGCTAGCCCGTTTAAAAGATGCAATAGATAAAGCCAAGCAACAGCTTTTTTCTGCAATTCAAGTCGAGCAAAGCCGAGAATTTTCTGCCAGTGCCCCAAGTAATGCTAGTATACCGCTCAGACGTTTGGTCAGTAAAAATGGTGAACGTATGACTATACTGTCGCCAAAAGACTTGGTTTTATAA
- a CDS encoding LytTR family DNA-binding domain-containing protein: MRIHRSYLINVDKIKEIQRWFNGKLMIIMNDKDKTELSTSRAGADKLKQLLNL; encoded by the coding sequence ATTCGTATCCACCGTAGCTATTTGATTAATGTCGATAAAATAAAGGAAATTCAGCGCTGGTTTAATGGGAAATTAATGATTATTATGAATGACAAAGACAAAACAGAACTCAGTACCAGTAGAGCGGGTGCGGACAAATTAAAACAATTATTAAACCTATAA
- a CDS encoding FKBP-type peptidyl-prolyl cis-trans isomerase encodes MKFIVLAVVIALAVFYFTRNSNSKKIALENIAIGKDFLIKNQAKEGVQETASGLQYQVLQKGEGDVHPKASSTVKVHYHGTLLDGTVFDSSVDRGEPISFPLNQVISGWTEGVQLMVVGDKFKFFIPSDLGYGNRAAGKITPGSLLIFEVELLQIL; translated from the coding sequence ATGAAATTTATCGTTTTGGCTGTAGTCATTGCACTAGCTGTATTTTATTTCACTAGAAATTCAAATAGTAAAAAGATTGCGCTTGAAAATATAGCCATAGGAAAAGATTTCTTGATAAAAAACCAAGCTAAAGAGGGTGTGCAAGAAACGGCTTCTGGCTTGCAATATCAAGTACTACAAAAAGGTGAGGGAGATGTTCACCCCAAAGCCAGTTCAACAGTCAAAGTGCATTACCACGGCACCTTGTTAGATGGAACTGTATTTGATAGCTCAGTCGATCGTGGAGAACCTATCAGCTTTCCGCTTAATCAAGTCATAAGCGGTTGGACCGAAGGGGTTCAATTGATGGTGGTTGGAGATAAATTTAAATTCTTCATTCCATCTGATTTGGGGTATGGCAATAGAGCTGCTGGGAAGATTACCCCAGGTTCTTTGCTTATTTTTGAAGTTGAACTTTTACAGATCCTCTAG
- a CDS encoding ABC transporter substrate-binding protein: MKIILLLLLVLGVQNAVFADEQATPKNVPLNALLFIHADPGFPFYDSTVLYAKSAAQALNIKLQVEYIPKRLRDRFGVTQFKSSFIDSLTTPPDIVISPLAFGAEEKFLTILAERKIPFISFNTYLSNTDFARLGKPRERFPLWLAHLAPNDDLAGAMLASDLITRATRIKQCEQRACNINLFAFTGLKYTSASSHRVDGLLSITEPNKQVTLLNTVDAQWSQNVVRGFMPTVLSRHNDVDVFWAASDIMAFGIIEGLKAYDKKLQTNPIIGSIDWSPDSIDLIRQQQLSVSYGGHFMEAGWALLMYFDYLAGHDFAGHTGTILSTQMAAMDQDNIAQIGDFLAAPNWSESQFKKLSMSLNPANKRYHFNPLDIVKAQIAENVAN, encoded by the coding sequence ATGAAAATTATTTTATTATTGTTGCTAGTGCTGGGCGTCCAAAATGCAGTTTTTGCAGATGAGCAGGCGACGCCTAAAAACGTCCCCCTGAATGCTTTATTATTTATCCATGCTGACCCTGGATTTCCTTTTTATGACAGTACGGTTTTGTATGCAAAAAGTGCAGCCCAGGCACTGAATATAAAATTACAAGTAGAATATATTCCTAAAAGATTGCGAGACCGATTCGGCGTAACCCAATTCAAAAGTAGCTTTATTGATTCTCTGACTACTCCCCCTGACATTGTGATTAGTCCACTTGCGTTTGGTGCTGAAGAAAAATTTCTCACCATTTTAGCTGAGCGAAAAATCCCGTTCATTTCATTCAACACTTATCTGTCCAACACTGACTTTGCTCGACTGGGCAAACCCCGTGAGCGTTTTCCCCTGTGGTTGGCCCATCTCGCCCCCAATGACGATTTAGCCGGAGCCATGTTAGCCAGTGACCTAATTACGCGAGCTACGCGCATAAAACAGTGTGAACAGCGAGCCTGCAATATAAATTTGTTCGCGTTTACTGGATTAAAATACACCTCTGCGAGTTCCCATAGAGTTGACGGTTTGTTATCTATCACTGAGCCGAACAAGCAAGTCACTCTCCTGAACACGGTAGATGCTCAATGGAGTCAGAATGTAGTAAGAGGCTTCATGCCAACTGTCCTGTCCCGACACAATGATGTTGATGTTTTTTGGGCCGCCAGCGACATTATGGCCTTCGGTATTATCGAAGGATTGAAGGCCTATGATAAAAAACTGCAAACCAATCCTATTATTGGCAGTATCGATTGGTCACCGGATAGCATTGATCTCATTAGACAGCAGCAATTAAGTGTAAGCTACGGGGGCCATTTTATGGAAGCAGGTTGGGCGCTGTTGATGTATTTTGACTATCTGGCTGGACATGATTTTGCGGGCCATACAGGCACTATATTAAGCACCCAAATGGCCGCAATGGATCAAGATAACATTGCACAAATCGGTGATTTCCTCGCTGCGCCAAACTGGTCTGAAAGCCAATTTAAAAAGCTCAGCATGAGTTTAAATCCGGCCAACAAAAGATACCACTTTAACCCTTTAGATATTGTTAAAGCACAGATTGCAGAGAATGTTGCCAACTGA
- a CDS encoding exonuclease domain-containing protein, protein MRVLPSKYYLAHFLEFIEFISGPCAHLLDEQDRHFIQMFNQLEEDAKCLFVRGQSRKSPVIKTASLYYEELTNIEHHLSELQLQGFYNSIGPQHFEQVLLHLTKAEIAQVLTLAGVSFKHSSQKIQLLESALEFAEFEHLFNLCQPDNLLYRGFDEQLNYFLFLFFGDLNSGLQKFSMRDLGIMQTKRGVSNDIARFDFIDEAKSAYFYAQQLRNLGNLSTQQLIHCAHQRDNFPSPHGTLANIYADRLLFQLGKKLLPIESKLALEILGASSEPQAQEKVIRERYKLGHKDWVKSQLENIIDQPESETLLAFAEDFLARKFGQKRTSELTDMLREKAQRLQIDEIYSDSVENGVKLFYQKRGKQVFRTENRLWRALFGLVFWEELFEIDNAALVTEFDHKPQSISHNCFYTTFEQAIETRLYRMTSNEMAFKQVSKIMLEKYATPNGIFRWHKSLLEVLAVFFDHVDIEDLKLHLRTMAQDFRTFGDGYPDLMVVDEQGLRFEEIKAPGDQLRKNQLLTIKQLRKAQFNVAVTQVEWFLDPNQVYAVVDIETTGGRANGHRITEIGIAKVVGGKVIDTWQTLLNPQRHIPHKITQLTGISNDMVADAPLFVEVADKLRDYLSDCVFVAHNVNFDYGFIRTEFERLEQNFRMPKLCTVREMRKAVPGLPSYSLANLTRHFDIDMTQHHRALSDAQAAAELLFIINRHRHAN, encoded by the coding sequence CTCGATGAACAAGATCGCCACTTCATTCAAATGTTTAATCAACTAGAAGAAGACGCGAAATGCTTATTTGTTCGTGGTCAAAGTCGTAAATCGCCGGTCATTAAGACGGCTTCGCTGTATTACGAAGAGCTCACTAACATTGAACACCATTTGTCTGAATTGCAACTTCAGGGCTTTTACAACTCTATTGGGCCGCAGCATTTTGAACAAGTCTTATTGCATTTAACCAAGGCCGAAATTGCACAAGTTCTAACCTTGGCAGGGGTCAGTTTTAAGCATAGCAGCCAGAAAATTCAATTATTAGAATCCGCATTGGAATTCGCCGAATTTGAGCATCTATTCAATCTTTGTCAGCCTGATAACTTGTTGTATAGAGGTTTCGATGAACAGCTAAATTATTTCCTGTTTTTATTTTTTGGAGACTTAAACAGTGGTTTGCAAAAGTTTTCTATGCGTGACTTAGGCATTATGCAAACCAAACGCGGAGTGAGTAACGACATTGCGCGGTTTGATTTTATTGATGAGGCTAAAAGTGCTTATTTTTATGCTCAGCAACTGCGTAATCTTGGTAATTTATCGACTCAACAACTCATCCATTGTGCGCATCAGCGAGACAACTTCCCGTCGCCCCACGGTACGCTAGCTAATATCTACGCTGATCGCTTACTATTTCAACTTGGTAAAAAATTACTGCCCATAGAATCCAAGCTGGCATTAGAGATACTGGGTGCATCTAGTGAGCCACAGGCTCAAGAAAAGGTCATCAGAGAGCGCTACAAACTAGGTCATAAAGATTGGGTTAAATCCCAACTAGAAAACATTATAGACCAACCTGAAAGTGAAACATTATTGGCATTTGCCGAAGACTTTTTGGCGCGTAAATTTGGTCAAAAACGTACCAGTGAATTAACCGATATGTTGCGAGAAAAGGCACAGCGACTGCAAATAGATGAAATATATTCAGATTCCGTAGAAAATGGAGTGAAATTATTCTATCAAAAACGAGGGAAACAAGTTTTCCGTACTGAAAATCGACTCTGGCGGGCCTTATTTGGATTAGTTTTCTGGGAAGAGCTATTTGAAATAGACAACGCTGCCCTGGTGACCGAGTTCGATCACAAACCTCAATCTATTTCTCACAACTGTTTTTATACAACTTTCGAGCAAGCTATTGAAACACGCCTATATCGAATGACCAGCAATGAAATGGCTTTTAAGCAGGTCAGTAAAATTATGCTAGAAAAATACGCTACTCCTAATGGCATATTTCGTTGGCACAAATCACTGCTAGAAGTATTAGCAGTATTTTTTGACCACGTTGATATAGAAGATTTAAAGCTACATTTGCGTACCATGGCGCAAGATTTCAGAACCTTCGGAGACGGTTATCCGGATCTAATGGTGGTCGATGAGCAGGGCTTGCGATTTGAAGAAATCAAAGCGCCCGGTGATCAACTGCGTAAAAACCAGCTTTTAACTATTAAACAACTTCGTAAGGCTCAATTTAACGTAGCTGTCACTCAAGTTGAATGGTTTCTTGATCCTAATCAAGTCTATGCGGTAGTCGATATCGAAACCACGGGAGGTCGAGCAAACGGCCACCGTATAACCGAAATAGGCATCGCTAAGGTAGTCGGTGGTAAGGTTATTGATACTTGGCAAACCTTACTTAATCCGCAGCGCCATATACCACACAAAATCACTCAATTAACTGGCATCAGCAATGACATGGTAGCGGATGCGCCATTATTTGTGGAAGTGGCTGACAAATTAAGGGATTATTTATCCGATTGCGTATTTGTAGCGCATAATGTGAACTTTGATTACGGATTTATTCGCACTGAATTTGAACGCTTAGAGCAAAACTTCAGGATGCCAAAACTGTGCACAGTAAGAGAAATGCGTAAAGCCGTACCGGGACTTCCATCGTACTCTTTGGCCAATCTCACCCGTCATTTTGACATCGACATGACACAACATCACCGTGCCCTATCAGATGCACAAGCCGCTGCAGAACTTTTATTTATTATAAATCGGCACAGACATGCTAACTAA